The stretch of DNA AGAAGAAGTTATTATTGCAATAGAATCATCAGAGCATAAAAGCCTTGGTAATATAATTACCGTATTAGAGGGATTACCAGTTATTATAAAAATTATCCCAGATATGTATGATATTTTAGCTGGTTCGGTTAAAATGACTTCTATTTTTGGTACGCCGTTAATTGTAATAACCAAAGAAATAATGCCTACATGGCAACAATCGGTTAAACGGATTATCGATATTTTCACGTCACTTTTTGTTTTGATCATTTTTTCGCCGCTTTATATAATTACCGCTATTGTTGTAAAATCAACTTCTAAGGGACCTGCTTTTTTTTCACAAGAGAGGATTGGAATTCACGGTAAACCTTTTATGATTTATAAATTCCGATCGATGACTGTTGATGCTGAAAAAGATGGACCAGCTTTGTCGAGTCAAAAAGATATGAGAATAACCAATTTTGGACGATTTATGCGTAAAGTTCGATTGGATGAAATACCACAATTTTATAATGTGCTTATTGGTGATATGAGTTTGGTAGGACCAAGACCAGAGCGTCAGTTTTTTATCGACCAAATTGTTAAAGAAGCACCTCATTATTACCATTTGTTAAAAGTGCGTCCAGGAATTACATCTTGGGGACAAGTTAAATATGGTTATGCCGAAAATGTAAAACAAATGGTGGAACGATTAAAATTTGATATCATCTACATTGAGAACATGTCATTACTGGTTGACTTCAAAATTTTGATTTATACCGTAATGATTGTTTTGAAAGGTACAGGGAAATAAAAATGATTTGATAGTGAGATAATTGTATTTTTTGTCATTCAGAACAAAATTTGTTCTAAAATCGAAACGATTTTTGTAAACAAATGAAGTGAAGAATCTTATAAATAGAGTGATTAAGTTTGTTTATATCTATGCAACAAATAAAAAAGATAGTAACATTTATTTTTCTTTTCTTTCTCTTTTTTTCTTGTACCGAAGAAATTGTAAGGATTGACCTAACAAAACCAGAGCAACAATCCATATCTATTGAATGTGAAAAGCATCGTCAGGTCGATTTTTATTTAGATTGTGATATTGAGTTTAAGGATTATCCTGAAATGGTGCTCGATTTTGAATTTTATAAAGGCAACGAACAACTTTTAAAAGGAGGTTTAGATCCGTTAAATTGTTCATCATTAGAAAATGAAGTTAAAACTATAAACAATGGGCTTACACATTGGAAATTTTACGGAAAATTAGAGGGCAACTTTATACCACCAAGCGATACTGTTTTTACTATTTACCCTACATTAATTAAAAACAATGCTCCTGATTTTAAAATTCATAAATTGGATTTGGTATTTGTGAGATAACTTTTGGACAGAAATCGACGAAACTTTAAACTTTCTGAACTTTTAATGTTAACTTCGCAATTGTTAAATTAGAATTATTAAAAATTAAAATACAATACTATGAGTTATGATGTAATTGTTGTTGGAAGTGGACCTGGTGGCTACGTTGCTGCAATCAGAGCTTCGCAATTAGGTTTAAAAACAGCTGTAATCGAAAA from Flavobacteriales bacterium encodes:
- a CDS encoding sugar transferase, which gives rise to MNKKLHTLKYIFIDVLAAIISWTLFFIFRKKYIEPIKFGYEIDVVFDDNFFLALIIIPLFWLTIYAVSGTYKNIYRKSRLKEFGQTFLASLLGSLILFFVIILDDEIATYKQYYLSYLTLFSIHFLVTELFRLILTTYTGRRIKSRKIGFNTLIIGSNQNALDLFHEINNQKYSFGNNIIGFTHVNEANEISKLSDFLPHLGNCVDLRKTIEDNKIEEVIIAIESSEHKSLGNIITVLEGLPVIIKIIPDMYDILAGSVKMTSIFGTPLIVITKEIMPTWQQSVKRIIDIFTSLFVLIIFSPLYIITAIVVKSTSKGPAFFSQERIGIHGKPFMIYKFRSMTVDAEKDGPALSSQKDMRITNFGRFMRKVRLDEIPQFYNVLIGDMSLVGPRPERQFFIDQIVKEAPHYYHLLKVRPGITSWGQVKYGYAENVKQMVERLKFDIIYIENMSLLVDFKILIYTVMIVLKGTGK